AGCTGAACAAACGAGCACAACGTCTTCCCTTTAGTCAGGAGCAACTAATCACCTTATTCTCCTCACCACTGTTCAAGGGTTGTCAGACGCTTGCCTCGTGCCACAAAGCCGGAAGAATGATTCCGACGCGATCGCACAAGTATTGGATGCCGCTAATTGGTCTGTATTCAGGTATGCGAGAGCAGGAAATTCTTCAGCTTTATGTGGAGGACGTAAGGCAATATGACAACACCTGGGTATTCGACCTAAATCTTAATCACCCAGACAAAAAGCTAAAAACAATACAGTCGAAGCGATTAGTTCCACTTCACGACGATCTTATCTCCTTGGGGTTCTTAAGTTTTCTGGAAAGCCGGACAAAAGAGGATGCTAAGGGTCGTTTGTTTTCAGACGCGCCTATGGCCGCCGATGGAACCTACTCAAGTACTTTCTCCAAATGGTTCAGTCGATACTTAAAGAAAATCGCCATCAAAACAGACAAAACCAGCTTTCATTCCTTTAGACACAACATTAAAGATGGTTTTCGTAACTCAGGCTGCTCAGACGAGTTAGCGGAGAACTTCGTGGGCAGATCTACAGGTACCACGGGTGAAGCTTATGGACAGGGATTTTCCATTGCTCGGCTTCACGAAGCATTGCACCACATTGAGTTCAATTGTGTTGAGATACCAACAAATGATCCGCATTAGCAGGAATCTAGATGGTATTTTCCTACTACTCGTAATGCGCAGAAAAACCAGTGTTTTCAGATGTTTCTACTTGTAATACCTAGGTCAATATTGGTTATTTTTTGACCAACAAGTGTGTGTGGCAATGTGGGTGCCTCTGAAGCTACTCCGGACTGAGCAACAAAAGACGAATAACAAAGGAAGGAGACAAAGAGGACTACTCCTACTGTTTATTTTGAAGGAGAAGAAGTAGGTAATGTAACTTTAATATTCCTTGGCAGCCCATAGTACTTATGCATAACACACGTCCCAACCACGCACAGACACTGTATGCCATCATCGCTGAGAGCTACGAATTACCAACCGATGACTACAAACATCATCAATGGTTGAAACCACTCAAGCTGCGTAAAGGGTCAACGTCAGAGGACAACTTCAACCAGCTGCTTGAGCAGACCTTCCTAGATCCATCCAAAGGGGGCAGAAACAACACCCAAGTTGAGAACCTCCGACACCACTGGAAAGCCCTGCTACTGAATCTGTCTTTTGTGATGTACCAGCGTCATTGGCTGTTAATCCCGCAGGACAGCAAGTATTACTCAGACAGCTATTACCCAAGACGATTAGGTATTAGCTACAGGCCAACGAGGCATATCGTTGAGTGGCTTCAGGAGCATGGCTACGTCGTCTTGCTGCCGGGCAGAAAATACAAGGATCAACCAGCCAAAGCCCGGGCATTTCCAACGCCTAAACTGATGGAGCTACTCTGGTCTTACTTTCTTGAAATTGAGCAACCTGTTGAACCTCCGTATCTGATTATCAATGAAGCCGAAGGAGGTTGGGACAGCATTGCTGACCTGCCATCGGACCATCCAGAGAAGCAGGAACTGGCAGCGATCAATGAGTTCCTGAAGCCCCACCAGTGGGCCTGTAAAGGCCCTGTGCAGCTGAAATATAAATCCAATGCGTTCCAAGGAGGTCGCCTGTATACGCCCTTCCAGAGCCTCCCAGACCGTCGTATGAGGCTTAGGATTAACACTCTCATTGATGGGAAAAATATCTGTGAAGTGGACTTTAGTGCTAACCATCTGAGGCTCAATTTAGCGTTCAATGGTGGCATTGACGCAGGGGAGGATCCTTACACAACGGTTGGTACTGAGGCTGGTATTGAGTCTCGTCAGTTGGTCAAAAAGTTCTTCACGGTTGCCATGGGAGGCGACAACGAAGTTGGTGCGTTACACGCTTGTTTTAAGGAAGGTATCAGCAAGGAAAATTTCCAGAAGCTGAAGGAAGCGTCGCTCAAGGTTTTTCCAAAGCTGGAGCTATTTAATGGCTGGGGCATCTATGCTCAGAACTTTGAAGGTCAGATTCTGAAAAACGTTATGCTGGAGGGCGTGAAACAAGGAATCGTGTGTTTGCCTGTCCATGATGCAGTTGCTGTGCCTTTAGATGAAATAGGCTGGGCGTGTGAAGAAATGAGTTATCAATGGGACAAGCAGATGGACATGTCTGGGCTGGCCAGAGTCACCACTGACATACCTTAAAAAGGAGCCGCATTTTGAAAAATCCCTTCTACGTTTATGCCTTGAAAGATCCACGGGAGAAGCCAGCCAAGACCTTCTACATTGGCAAAGGTACTGGCACCAGAGCTTGGGAGCATCAAAAGGAAAAAGGTGACTCTGATAAAAATGCTCTCATCAATGAAATCCATGACTCAGGCCGAAAAGTAATCCACACAATTCTTGTTGAAAACCTTACTGAGCCGGAGGCGCTCAAGATAGAAGCGGAGTTGATAGCCTCATTTGGCGTCAGGTCCAGAGGTGGCTTGTTAGTTAACAAGGTTAGGCCAAATCCTGACAACATATCTGGGAAAAGCCGTATAAACGTCCCCGACGGTTGCTACGAAAAAGCACAGATGGGTTTAGAACTTTTGAAAGACGCGATTCTTGAACTAGCACGTGCTAATCCTACCGGAATAAGAAATGCAGAAGCAGCGAAACAGTTGGGACTGCAGTCTGATTATGGCGGTGGAGCGAGAGACTACTTAACTTACAGCGTATTAGGTCTTTTGATGCGAGATGGGCAAATGGCTAGAGTAGAGAAACCAACGAGACACGTAGTGGTGACTAGATGAGGTCCATGGAAAGTCCGCTTGATAACAAGTTACTGATTGTTGACCTCTGATGTGACTGAGTTGTCCCTTCATTACTGGATACAAGTTTAGACATGCCCACTGACACCCATACCAAAAGCAAAAAAGCCTACCTCGTCAGCCTCAAGCATAAGCTGAAGAAACACCTGCTACTTCAGTCAGCCTCAGTCACCCAAGTAGATCGTCGTTGGCTCAATGGATTTATGGCTGCAGGGTTTCACAGTGGGCTGATTAGTCTGTCTGAACTTAAGGTCGAGTACATGAAGGCACACCGCAATGCCTATGGTGAACGCATGACGGAAGCTTAGGAGCGGCAGCTGGAGAGGAGGCTTACTAAGTTGTGTCAGTTCTAAACCAGTCATGCCCAGCAGGTTTATGACATCGGCTCTTCTTTTCAATTTCAGATCTTCTTGAGCAATCTATTTGATCTACGCCCGACGAAATGCACTCTAACCTCCTTTGCTCTGCGGTTTCTAAGCACCTCTCATACGGCGTCGGGAGCACGATTAGTCCATAAACTCCAAATGAAATGATCACAATTAAGGTGATTAACAAGAAAATGTTTTTGGGCGTAACGTCTGAAGTCATCATCTCCTCCAATCCCACGGCGCTACAGGATCTTCCTCAGCCCATAGACCACGCTTGTTCTTCTGAGCCTACCCTTGCTCCTCTTGTCTCACTCTAGATTTTCCAATAGCGATGATCTGTGACTCAATGTTAACGGTCTGCTGATTCACCATATCCATAAGACCTTTGGGAATGCCGCCATACAACTGCCCATGTCGTTTTATCTTCTCCAATATTCCTAATGCTTTCGCAATTTCAGGTTTTTCAATCAGGGTTAGAGAAGAAGCGTATTTTAGAAGTGCGTCAGCAATTGCTGCTTTGCTTATAACGTTGCCCTCTTCAAGGTACTTAGCAAGTAGTGAATCTCTAGCAAGGTCAACCACCTCTTGATCGTTACCCAGTTCATAATAATGGGACACGGTGATAGCTGCTGCTTTGACTCCGAAATGCCAATAGCTATGCCCTCCGTTTTTTAGGAATTGGGTAAAGCGGGAAATTGCCAGTGGACCGTCACCTAACATCAAAGCTGAGTCAGCTGCGTAGTAGAGAAACGCATTATTTTCCTCACTATTTTGGAAGGCGTACTCCTCCAACGCTGACCAATCCTTTGCCTTGGAAAGCTTTTGAATTTTCTTAATTTGAGAGGACTTTAAGTCAGTGATTTGTGCATTTATATCGTTACTATTTTGGCCTTGTAACAAGAAGGTATTTCTCCACAACTGTTTCCTAGGCACACCCTGAAGTTCCAATGGGAATATAGGGAATTTAAATGAAGTCAGCGCGTCCTTAGCCGCTAATTCAAACTTCCCGCAGTAACGCCCGTCATGCCTCCAATTCAGCTTTAAATCAGCATCACCAAATCCAGACTCGCAAGACAGTAGCTTTACGTCTTCGACCACCCCAGCGTCACTTATGGTCAGTTCGGTTGTAACTACCGCAGCATATCCAGCTCTTTGCGCCGCAGTTGGATAACGAGGAGCAGTTTTTTCCTCAGGTAAATTTAGCTCCAGCAACCTAAGAAACCCATAGACCTCCGAAAAGCTGCACTCCTCAGACTCATTTTCGCGACAGGCTTCGTATGCTTTCAATTCCTGAAGGTATAGCGTCTCCAGCCCTTTTCGCATGAACCGCTTGTCATCACTGGCCATGGCATTAGATGTGAACAAGGCAAGAGCAAAGACAGCATACGATAGAGGTTGCATGGGGCGTCCGTAGTAAAAAACGAGGCTCCAAAAAAACATCACCCTCCTCGTAATGCAAGTTTGTGCGCGCATGGTGTGACGAGAGTGACAGCCATACCTTAAACCGACCTCTAATGCATCTACCCAGAACCGACAGCAGTCACACGCCAGTAATCACAGCCCTGTCTCTAAATACCCTCTTTTTTTAAATCAGCTTCTGATATGTCTGGCGGGTAACTACCACAATGACAGCAGATTACGACCTCTGGTTCTATCAAGGTGATTTTATGGTCAGTTAATGTAACCGTTAGCTACTTGGAACATATCCACCGTTGAAGGCTAAATTGAGCCTCAAATGGTTTGCATTGAGGCCCACTTTACAGAAAGGCTCATCGTCAATAGGATAAAAAGATCCGTGTTTCTAGGTTGGCTAGAGTTACAACTGATACTTCGGCTTGAGTATCTGAGGGCGCCTCACAATAAATATATTTTCGGTACTGTCGTGCGAGCATGGGCAGCTTGCGCTGGTGGAGTATATCAACGAACTTATTTTTTTATCATTTGACGAGGAGGAGCGGTGTGAGCTTTTTTAGGCACTTTTGTTTCAGCTTTATTCTTCCAATGACACTGATTTCTATTAGTTTGTGGGTCGTCTATAACCACTTCGATGATTTTCGGCAAGAATATTATCTTTCGGACGTTTGGGGGACGAAGAGAATACCAGAATTGGCTGTGGTGATTGTGACTGTCTTGGCATATTCAATATCAAATTTAGTTGAGCAAGCCATCGAAAGAACACGATCCCGCAAGTTGGCTGCTCTAGCGACCGGTATGGGTATGCAATTTGACAGTAACTTAAGCTGGAGTTCCTTTTTTCCTAAAAAGTCAAAATACGAATGCTTGGAGCAGTCAGCTGTACCTTTATTACGGAGCTGCTGGTTTAAAAACATCTTTATTGCTAATTCTGAACCTGCGATTTTTGGCTGCAAATACGGCGAGGGATTTGGGCAGTCCCGCTATGATGTATTGCGAACGGTCTACCGACACAAAGGCGAGGTCAATATAAAAAACGAATACAAAAATGAAATAGACTGGAATATTGAGATAGGTGATGGATTTACGATTTATTACAAAGATCGTTACAGGGCATCGCCTAACGTTATTAAAGAGGAATACCGTGAAACACTGAATCTTCACAAGACGCTACGGACTTAGAGGAGACCTTTAATGAGTAACGAGGAGATGAAAGCAAAACGGCCTCTAGCGATCACCGTGCTATCCCTATGTTTTGTGCTAGGTGCAGTTTTGATCGCTCCCACCTTCTTCACGACTTATTACGAGCAGTTTCCGCCTTGGTATGAGTACGCGCTTGCGGTGATTGTAGCCATGGGATTACTTGTATCGATCGGCC
The Candidatus Paraluminiphilus aquimaris genome window above contains:
- a CDS encoding GIY-YIG nuclease family protein, with protein sequence MKNPFYVYALKDPREKPAKTFYIGKGTGTRAWEHQKEKGDSDKNALINEIHDSGRKVIHTILVENLTEPEALKIEAELIASFGVRSRGGLLVNKVRPNPDNISGKSRINVPDGCYEKAQMGLELLKDAILELARANPTGIRNAEAAKQLGLQSDYGGGARDYLTYSVLGLLMRDGQMARVEKPTRHVVVTR